One region of Armigeres subalbatus isolate Guangzhou_Male chromosome 3, GZ_Asu_2, whole genome shotgun sequence genomic DNA includes:
- the LOC134220787 gene encoding phospholipase A1 member A-like: MFARTLIFIGFLAAASALPLDHANWQLVPNANGHLHLVNTNPYNLAEVDPTEPEVHFNPETDIIFTLFTRSNPTQGQVLQINNAGSITGSNFNPAHPTRFSIHGWNSNGNHFKNTGIRNELLARGDFNVIVVDWGVVAINPNYISSRNFVGPVGFGVGRLIDRLIELRGANVNTIYAIGFSLGAHVAGNAGKHLNGRLNSIIALDPAGPLFSAGQSDAVSPQDGLYVETIMTNAGLLGINVPLGQANFYPNGGRTQPGCGIDVSGACAHDRAPHFYIESIRSSVPFRSTRCANHNEILNGVCTPSGANANMAGEPSNFGRGVNGIFFLTTNSAAPFAQG, encoded by the exons ATGTTTGCACGGACGTTGATTTTCATTGGATTTCTAGCTGCAG CTTCTGCGTTGCCTTTGGATCATGCCAATTGGCAGCTGGTTCCCAATGCAAATGGGCACCTACACTTGGTGAATACCAACCCGTACAATTTGGCAGAGGTGGATCCCACAGAGCCGGAAGTGCACTTCAATCCGGAAACAGACATCATTTTCACATTGTTCACCAGAAGCAACCCAACTCAGGGTCAGGTTCTGCAAATCAACAACGCGGGATCCATAACCGGTTCGAATTTTAATCCCGCCCATCCGACTCGGTTCAGTATCCACGGTTGGAACAGCAATGGAAACCACTTTAAGAACACGGGAATCCGTAATGAACTGCTAGCCCGGGGTGACTTCAACGTGATTGTCGTGGACTGGGGCGTTGTTGCCATCAACCCGAATTACATTTCATCTCGCAACTTCGTGGGACCAGTCGGATTTGGGGTCGGCAGGTTGATCGATCGTCTGATCGAGCTAAGGGGAGCCAATGTGAACACCATTTATGCAATCGGATTCAGCTTGGGAGCTCACGTGGCCGGGAATGCCGGAAAGCATTTGAATGGCCGCTTGAATTCAATCATTGCGTTGGACCCTGCCGGACCGTTGTTCTCTGCCGGACAGAGTGATGCCGTATCGCCCCAGGATGGTCTTTATGTGGAAACCATCATGACCAACGCTGGACTGCTAGGTATCAATGTGCCACTGGGTCAAGCCAATTTCTATCCCAATGGAGGCCGAACTCAACCGGGATGTGGAATCGATGTTTCTGGAGCGTGCGCGCACGATCGTGCTCCTCACTTCTATATTGAGTCGATTCGGTCCTCGGTACCATTCCGATCGACAAGGTGTGCCAATCATAACGAAATTCTGAATGGAGTCTGCACGCCCAGTGGAGCAAATGCCAACATGGCCGGAGAACCGTCAAACTTTGGTCGTGGCGTTAATGGAATTTTCTTTTTGACAACTAACTCTGCAGCACCTTTTGCGCAGGGTTAG
- the LOC134220789 gene encoding pancreatic triacylglycerol lipase-like, with the protein MIDISHDAVPQNPDHFEPLFDPETDVIFRLFTRSNTESAQIIQWDNPDSLLSSNFNPTHPTRFTIHGWVSGEEANLHGLIRENLLALGDFNVINVDWGAGAQTINYVQARNRVGPVGEMVSRFIDMIVTTGGASLDDISVTGSSLGAHCAGNAGKFQQGRINTIIGMDPAGPLFSVGQPDIMHQSDGQYVEAIYTNAGVLGFNLPLGDANFYPNGGRSQPGCGIDISGNCAHTRAHQYYAESIGSPLGFVGQRCASHEEITAGTCTESGPNALMGGEPSNYGKGVTGFYHLITNAQSPFAMG; encoded by the coding sequence ATGATTGACATTAGCCATGATGCTGTCCCGCAAAACCCGGATCACTTTGAGCCGTTGTTTGACCCCGAAACGGATGTAATCTTCCGTTTGTTCACCCGCTCTAATACGGAATCGGCGCAAATCATCCAATGGGACAATCCAGACTCGCTGCTCAGCTCCAACTTTAACCCGACGCATCCTACTCGTTTTACTATCCACGGCTGGGTCAGCGGAGAAGAGGCCAACTTGCACGGACTGATTCGAGAAAACCTTCTCGCACTCGGAGATTTCAATGTGATCAACGTTGATTGGGGAGCTGGTGCGCAAACTATCAACTACGTTCAAGCGAGGAATCGCGTTGGTCCAGTGGGTGAAATGGTGTCGCGCTTCATTGACATGATAGTGACAACAGGTGGAGCTTCGCTGGACGACATTTCCGTAACTGGAAGCAGTTTGGGAGCTCACTGCGCTGGCAATGCAGGAAAATTTCAGCAGGGACGTATCAACACCATCATTGGAATGGACCCAGCAGGGCCGCTGTTCTCGGTTGGCCAGCCGGATATAATGCACCAAAGTGATGGTCAGTACGTGGAAGCTATCTACACCAATGCGGGCGTGTTAGGATTTAACCTTCCGCTTGGTGATGCCAATTTCTATCCAAACGGAGGACGTTCGCAGCCTGGTTGTGGAATCGATATCAGTGGAAACTGTGCACACACGCGAGCTCATCAATACTATGCGGAATCTATCGGATCACCGTTGGGGTTTGTTGGGCAACGTTGCGCATCGCACGAAGAAATAACAGCCGGAACGTGTACGGAAAGTGGGCCTAATGCGCTAATGGGTGGTGAGCCGTCCAATTATGGGAAAGGAGTAACCGGTTTCTATCATCTGATAACCAACGCACAGTCGCCGTTTGCAATGGGATAA